A single region of the Xenopus laevis strain J_2021 chromosome 4L, Xenopus_laevis_v10.1, whole genome shotgun sequence genome encodes:
- the snx20.L gene encoding sorting nexin-20 isoform X1, giving the protein MSLMICEYGSPAVTAELRNMDTEQASKSLVDVQQTSSDSSVVLTEAGHSSDGHSAEVEEEPAHQCKGSSDSSLTPCQHYLMTTRELQMYWKKEKHSSKPDKLLFEIPSTRIAEDFLSKFVIYQIVIIRTGSFDGNKVFIERRYSDFEKLHRTLLKEFKEEMEDVLFPKKVLIGNLTSEMISKRMLGLKNYLDELYAIKCVRWSKIYIDFFLDPELDEGYSCLRGGQYKKAMEIFQQIVCLQEKLTQHCSILMVPPLCALVVCHKDLDNLEKAYDVGMNALTLVEKHPGHKYYTPLLDTLISLAYKLGKDFLSLREKFERGKNRMMKGHEIEMVTLKELAVKERHP; this is encoded by the exons ATGTCACTAATGATCTGTGAATATGGCAGCCCAGCAGTAACTGCAGAGCTAAG GAATATGGACACTGAACAAGCAAGTAAGTCTTTGGTAGATGTCCAGCAAACCTCAAGTGACTCATCAGTCGTTCTAACAGAAGCAGGACATTCTTCAGATGGACACTCGGCAGAAGTGGAGGAAGAGCCAGCCCACCAATGCAAAGGATCATCAG ATTCTAGTCTTACACCATGTCAACATTACCTCATGACCACAAGGGAGCTTCAGATGTACTGGAAGAAGGAAAAGCACAGCAGCAAACCAGATAAACTTCTTTTTGAAATACCGTCCACACGCATTGCTGAGGATTTCCTGTCTAAGTTTGTG ATATATCAAATTGTCATTATCAGAACAGGCAGTTTTGATGGAAACAAAGTGTTCATTGAGAGAAGATATTCTGACTTTGAGAAGCTTCATAGAACTTTATTGAAAGAGTTTAAAGAAGAAATGGAAGATGTGCTATTCCCAAAGAAAGTGCTGATTGGAAACCTCACCAGTGAGATGATTAGCAAGAGAATGCTAGGCTTGAAAAATTACCTTGATGAGTTATATGCCATTAAATGTGTTAGGTGGTCCAAGATATATATCGACTTTTTTTTGGATCCTGAACTAGATGAGGGTTATAGTTGTCTCAGAGGAGGGCAGTATAAAAAAGCCATGGAAATTTTCCAACAAATTGTGTGTTTACAGGAAAAGTTAACGCAGCACTGTTCCATATTGATGGTGCCACCTCTCTGTGCATTGGTTGTGTGTCATAAAGACTTGGACAATCTCGAAAAAGCTTATGATGTGGGAATGAATGCTTTGACACTGGTAGAAAAACACCCAGGACACAAATATTACACACCATTATTGGATACATTGATTTCATTGGCATATAAACTGGGTAAAGACTTTTTGTCTTTGAGGGAAAAGTTTGAAAGAGGAAAAAACAGGATGATGAAAGGCCATGAAATCGAAATGGTCACTCTAAAGGAACTTGCAGTGAAGGAACGGCATCCTTAG
- the snx20.L gene encoding sorting nexin-20 isoform X2, with protein MDTEQASKSLVDVQQTSSDSSVVLTEAGHSSDGHSAEVEEEPAHQCKGSSDSSLTPCQHYLMTTRELQMYWKKEKHSSKPDKLLFEIPSTRIAEDFLSKFVIYQIVIIRTGSFDGNKVFIERRYSDFEKLHRTLLKEFKEEMEDVLFPKKVLIGNLTSEMISKRMLGLKNYLDELYAIKCVRWSKIYIDFFLDPELDEGYSCLRGGQYKKAMEIFQQIVCLQEKLTQHCSILMVPPLCALVVCHKDLDNLEKAYDVGMNALTLVEKHPGHKYYTPLLDTLISLAYKLGKDFLSLREKFERGKNRMMKGHEIEMVTLKELAVKERHP; from the exons ATGGACACTGAACAAGCAAGTAAGTCTTTGGTAGATGTCCAGCAAACCTCAAGTGACTCATCAGTCGTTCTAACAGAAGCAGGACATTCTTCAGATGGACACTCGGCAGAAGTGGAGGAAGAGCCAGCCCACCAATGCAAAGGATCATCAG ATTCTAGTCTTACACCATGTCAACATTACCTCATGACCACAAGGGAGCTTCAGATGTACTGGAAGAAGGAAAAGCACAGCAGCAAACCAGATAAACTTCTTTTTGAAATACCGTCCACACGCATTGCTGAGGATTTCCTGTCTAAGTTTGTG ATATATCAAATTGTCATTATCAGAACAGGCAGTTTTGATGGAAACAAAGTGTTCATTGAGAGAAGATATTCTGACTTTGAGAAGCTTCATAGAACTTTATTGAAAGAGTTTAAAGAAGAAATGGAAGATGTGCTATTCCCAAAGAAAGTGCTGATTGGAAACCTCACCAGTGAGATGATTAGCAAGAGAATGCTAGGCTTGAAAAATTACCTTGATGAGTTATATGCCATTAAATGTGTTAGGTGGTCCAAGATATATATCGACTTTTTTTTGGATCCTGAACTAGATGAGGGTTATAGTTGTCTCAGAGGAGGGCAGTATAAAAAAGCCATGGAAATTTTCCAACAAATTGTGTGTTTACAGGAAAAGTTAACGCAGCACTGTTCCATATTGATGGTGCCACCTCTCTGTGCATTGGTTGTGTGTCATAAAGACTTGGACAATCTCGAAAAAGCTTATGATGTGGGAATGAATGCTTTGACACTGGTAGAAAAACACCCAGGACACAAATATTACACACCATTATTGGATACATTGATTTCATTGGCATATAAACTGGGTAAAGACTTTTTGTCTTTGAGGGAAAAGTTTGAAAGAGGAAAAAACAGGATGATGAAAGGCCATGAAATCGAAATGGTCACTCTAAAGGAACTTGCAGTGAAGGAACGGCATCCTTAG